From a single Microbacterium terrisoli genomic region:
- a CDS encoding CTP synthase, which produces MHTSGAGSSDPLVDTAADTTAAGDTTKHIFVTGGVVSSLGKGLTAASLGNLLTARGLRVVMQKLDPYLNVDPGTMNPFQHGEVFVTDDGAETDLDIGHYERFLDVDLNQAANVTTGQIYSRVIARERAGEYLGDTVQVIPHITDEIKRRMRLQADADPKPDVIITEVGGTIGDIESQPFIESARQIRHELGRQNVFFVHVSLLPYMGASGEQKTKPTQHSVAALRSIGIQPDALVLRSDRPVTEANKRKVALMCDVDERAVVNAVDVPSIYDIPSMLHDQGLDGYIVRTLGLNKAREVDWTRWEQVLRAVHNPKHEVTIGLVGKYIDLPDAYLSVTEALRAGGFGQETHVNIRWIPSDSCETQEGAQTNLSSLDGIVVPGGFGIRGIEGKLGALRFAREQGIPTLGICLGLQCMVIEYARNVAGIVGASSSEFDPDTADPVIATMAEQVDIIAAGDMGGTMRLGLYPADLAEGSLAAELYGADSASERHRHRYEVNNAYRDRLAAAGLSFSGLSPDHHLVEYVELPRDVHPYYIATQAHPELRSRPTAPHPLFRGLVGAALERHQAGELFTDDNDD; this is translated from the coding sequence ATGCATACTTCTGGCGCAGGCAGCTCGGATCCTCTGGTCGACACGGCAGCAGACACCACGGCAGCAGGCGACACCACCAAGCACATCTTCGTGACCGGTGGTGTCGTTTCGTCTTTGGGCAAGGGTCTGACCGCGGCAAGTCTCGGCAACCTGCTCACCGCCCGCGGCCTGCGGGTGGTCATGCAGAAGCTCGACCCGTACCTGAACGTGGACCCCGGCACGATGAACCCCTTCCAGCACGGCGAGGTGTTCGTGACCGACGACGGCGCCGAGACCGACCTCGACATCGGCCACTACGAGCGGTTCCTCGACGTCGACCTGAACCAGGCCGCCAACGTCACCACCGGCCAGATCTACTCGCGCGTGATCGCACGCGAACGCGCCGGCGAGTACCTCGGCGACACCGTGCAGGTGATCCCGCACATCACCGACGAGATCAAGCGCCGCATGCGCCTGCAGGCCGACGCCGACCCCAAGCCCGACGTGATCATCACCGAGGTGGGCGGCACGATCGGCGACATCGAGTCGCAGCCGTTCATCGAGTCCGCACGTCAGATCAGGCACGAACTGGGCCGGCAGAACGTGTTCTTCGTGCACGTGTCGCTGCTGCCGTACATGGGCGCGTCGGGCGAGCAGAAGACCAAACCCACCCAGCACTCCGTCGCAGCCCTGCGCTCGATCGGCATCCAGCCCGACGCACTCGTGCTGCGCAGCGACCGGCCGGTTACCGAAGCCAACAAGCGCAAGGTCGCGCTGATGTGCGACGTCGATGAGCGCGCCGTGGTCAACGCCGTCGACGTGCCGAGCATCTACGACATCCCCTCGATGCTGCACGACCAGGGCCTGGACGGCTACATCGTGCGCACGCTCGGTCTGAACAAGGCCCGAGAGGTCGACTGGACGCGGTGGGAGCAGGTGCTGCGCGCCGTGCACAACCCGAAGCACGAGGTGACGATCGGTCTGGTCGGCAAGTACATCGACCTCCCCGACGCGTACCTGTCGGTCACCGAGGCGCTGCGTGCGGGTGGATTCGGGCAGGAGACCCACGTGAACATCCGGTGGATCCCCTCGGATTCGTGCGAGACCCAAGAGGGCGCGCAGACGAACCTGTCGAGCCTGGACGGCATCGTGGTGCCCGGCGGCTTCGGCATCCGCGGCATCGAGGGCAAGCTCGGCGCGCTGCGGTTCGCGCGTGAGCAGGGCATTCCGACCCTGGGCATCTGCCTCGGCCTGCAGTGCATGGTCATCGAGTACGCGCGCAACGTCGCCGGCATCGTCGGGGCCTCCTCCAGCGAGTTCGATCCCGACACCGCCGACCCGGTGATCGCCACGATGGCAGAGCAGGTCGACATCATCGCCGCCGGCGACATGGGCGGCACGATGCGGCTCGGCCTGTACCCGGCCGACCTCGCCGAGGGGTCGCTGGCTGCCGAACTCTACGGCGCGGACTCGGCCTCTGAGCGCCACCGCCACCGCTATGAGGTCAACAACGCGTACCGCGACCGTCTCGCGGCGGCGGGGCTCTCGTTCTCGGGCCTGTCGCCGGATCACCATCTCGTCGAGTACGTGGAGCTGCCGCGCGACGTGCACCCGTACTACATCGCCACGCAGGCCCACCCCGAGCTGCGATCGCGTCCGACCGCTCCGCACCCGCTGTTCCGCGGACTGGTGGGGGCGGCGCTGGAGCGCCACCAAGCCGGCGAACTGTTCACCGATGACAACGATGACTGA
- the recN gene encoding DNA repair protein RecN — protein MIEQMHLRDLGVIAEATLPIGPGFTAITGETGAGKTMVITGLSLLLGQRADSGAVRAGATQASVDGVWNVPEEGAVADRVREAGGEVEPIGDGRAELYVGRTLTAEGRSRASVGGRSAPAGVLADLADELVVVHGQSDQLRLRSAAAQRDALDRFGGEQVAGALAAYRACHDAWRQVEQEFQALVADRDARAREADDLRATLAEIEAADPQPGEDADLAARAERLSNIEELRLAAATAHVLLSGEGDGPDVTVLVAEARRSLERAGGSDPALQAFADQAADLGYRVADLASGLSGYLADLDDSGPHELAAVQERQSVLAGLVRAHGTVDAALTLLQTGSARLAELDDDSDRIDRLTAAREDAASALDAAAEALSAARREAALRLGSEVTAELRQLAMPDARLEVTVTPGAQTAHGRDDVAILLAPHPGAQPRSVARGASGGELSRVMLAIEVVIAATDPVPTFVFDEVDAGIGGAAAIEVGRRLRRLSRTAQVIAVTHLAQVAAFATNHLSVVKANDGTVTSSSVRGLDGAQREIEMARLLSGSDSEAARTHARELLQTASSD, from the coding sequence GTGATCGAACAGATGCACCTGCGTGACCTCGGCGTGATCGCCGAGGCGACGCTGCCCATCGGCCCAGGATTCACGGCGATCACCGGTGAGACCGGCGCGGGCAAGACGATGGTGATCACCGGACTCAGCCTGCTGCTGGGCCAGCGCGCGGATTCGGGCGCCGTGCGCGCGGGGGCGACGCAGGCCTCGGTCGACGGCGTGTGGAACGTGCCCGAAGAAGGCGCCGTCGCAGACCGCGTGCGCGAAGCCGGGGGAGAGGTCGAACCCATCGGCGACGGTCGCGCGGAACTGTACGTCGGGCGCACTCTGACGGCAGAGGGCCGCAGCCGCGCGAGTGTCGGCGGGCGCAGCGCGCCGGCCGGTGTGCTGGCCGATCTCGCCGACGAGCTCGTCGTCGTGCACGGCCAGTCCGATCAGCTGCGGCTGCGTTCGGCTGCGGCCCAGCGCGATGCGCTCGACAGGTTCGGCGGCGAGCAGGTCGCCGGGGCCCTCGCCGCCTACCGCGCATGCCACGACGCGTGGCGGCAGGTCGAGCAGGAGTTTCAGGCGCTGGTCGCCGACCGAGACGCCCGGGCGCGCGAAGCCGATGATCTGCGTGCGACCCTCGCCGAGATCGAGGCGGCCGACCCCCAGCCCGGCGAGGACGCCGACCTCGCCGCGCGCGCGGAGCGACTGTCCAACATCGAAGAGCTGCGGCTGGCCGCCGCCACGGCGCACGTGCTGCTGTCGGGTGAGGGCGACGGCCCGGATGTGACGGTGCTGGTGGCCGAGGCGCGCCGCAGCCTCGAGCGCGCCGGCGGCAGCGACCCGGCGTTGCAGGCCTTTGCCGATCAGGCCGCCGACCTCGGCTACCGCGTCGCCGATCTGGCGTCCGGGCTGTCGGGCTACCTCGCCGACCTCGATGACTCCGGCCCGCATGAACTGGCCGCTGTCCAGGAACGGCAGTCGGTGCTGGCGGGGCTCGTGCGCGCCCACGGGACGGTCGACGCCGCGCTCACACTGCTGCAGACCGGCTCGGCGCGGCTGGCCGAACTCGATGACGACTCGGATCGCATCGACAGACTCACCGCTGCGCGGGAGGATGCCGCATCCGCCCTCGACGCTGCGGCGGAGGCATTGTCGGCCGCTCGCCGCGAAGCCGCCCTGCGGCTCGGCAGCGAGGTGACCGCCGAACTGCGGCAGCTCGCGATGCCCGATGCGCGGCTGGAGGTCACCGTGACACCCGGTGCACAGACCGCGCACGGACGTGACGACGTCGCGATCCTGCTGGCACCGCACCCCGGCGCGCAACCGCGGTCGGTGGCGCGCGGGGCCTCGGGCGGCGAGCTGAGCCGTGTGATGCTCGCGATCGAAGTCGTGATCGCCGCGACCGACCCGGTGCCCACGTTCGTCTTCGACGAGGTGGACGCGGGCATCGGCGGGGCTGCGGCGATCGAGGTGGGGCGGCGTCTGCGACGGCTGTCGCGCACCGCGCAGGTGATCGCCGTCACGCACCTCGCGCAGGTCGCCGCCTTCGCCACGAATCATCTCAGCGTCGTGAAAGCCAACGACGGCACTGTCACCTCGTCGAGCGTGCGGGGCCTGGACGGTGCGCAGCGCGAGATCGAGATGGCACGGCTGCTGTCGGGCTCGGACTCCGAGGCCGCGCGCACCCACGCGCGGGAACTGCTCCAGACGGCCTCATCCGACTGA
- the scpB gene encoding SMC-Scp complex subunit ScpB, protein MTDDASPVTAGSLGDSPADPPADSPADPPTLTQKLEAILLIVEEPHSLVSLATAVGAPVPAVRQAIETLVADYDGEGAGPRRGFELREVGGGWRLYVREEHDGLVAEFVGTQAPARLSQAALETLAVIAYKQPVSRGQVASIRAVNVDSVVRTLLARGLVTEVGTDPETGAILYGTTDALLVNLGINSIDELPHISPLLDDVDTVGSDGLDDARAQTYPQRGFRR, encoded by the coding sequence ATGACCGATGACGCGTCGCCTGTCACCGCAGGTTCGCTCGGCGACTCGCCGGCCGACCCGCCGGCCGACTCGCCGGCCGACCCGCCGACCCTCACGCAGAAGCTCGAGGCGATCCTCCTGATCGTCGAAGAGCCGCACAGCCTCGTGTCGCTGGCCACCGCCGTGGGGGCGCCGGTCCCGGCCGTTCGCCAGGCGATCGAGACGCTCGTGGCCGACTACGACGGCGAGGGCGCCGGACCCCGCCGCGGCTTCGAGCTGCGCGAAGTCGGCGGCGGCTGGCGGCTGTACGTGCGCGAAGAGCACGACGGGCTGGTCGCCGAGTTCGTGGGCACCCAGGCGCCTGCACGTCTGTCACAGGCGGCGCTGGAGACGCTGGCGGTCATCGCCTACAAGCAGCCCGTGTCACGCGGGCAGGTGGCTTCGATCCGTGCGGTCAACGTCGACTCGGTCGTGCGCACACTGCTCGCGCGGGGCCTGGTCACCGAGGTCGGAACCGACCCCGAGACCGGTGCGATCCTGTATGGCACCACCGATGCGCTGCTGGTGAACCTCGGGATCAACTCGATCGACGAGCTGCCGCACATCTCGCCGCTGCTCGACGACGTCGACACGGTCGGCTCGGATGGGCTGGACGATGCACGCGCACAGACATACCCGCAGAGAGGATTTCGACGATGA
- a CDS encoding NUDIX domain-containing protein, which translates to MTTMTDPRVYETGTAASALRDEPVTADVISSELVFRGRVWDVRRDTFGYNDQQLVREYVAHTGAAAVVALDDQERVLLIQQYRHPIRHRDWEIPAGLLDVAGEPAEQAARRELAEEADMAAEEWSELASVFTTPGGNDEVVHIFLARGLSAVDADFARDAEEADIRVEWVPLNDAVTAVLEGRMRNGILSVGLLAAAERLRRGV; encoded by the coding sequence ATGACAACGATGACTGACCCGCGCGTGTATGAGACCGGCACTGCGGCCTCGGCGCTGCGCGACGAGCCGGTGACCGCCGATGTGATCTCCAGCGAGCTCGTGTTCCGTGGGCGGGTGTGGGACGTGCGCCGCGACACGTTCGGCTACAACGACCAGCAGCTGGTGCGCGAATACGTCGCCCACACGGGGGCTGCGGCGGTGGTGGCACTGGACGATCAGGAGCGGGTTCTGCTGATCCAGCAGTATCGGCATCCCATTCGCCACCGTGACTGGGAGATCCCGGCCGGGCTGTTGGATGTCGCCGGCGAGCCGGCCGAGCAGGCCGCGCGTCGGGAGCTGGCCGAAGAGGCCGACATGGCCGCCGAGGAGTGGTCGGAGCTGGCGAGCGTGTTCACCACGCCCGGCGGCAACGACGAGGTCGTGCACATCTTTCTGGCCCGCGGGCTCTCCGCCGTCGACGCCGATTTCGCGCGCGACGCCGAAGAGGCCGACATCCGGGTCGAATGGGTGCCGCTGAACGACGCCGTGACCGCGGTGCTCGAGGGGCGCATGCGCAACGGCATCCTCTCGGTCGGCCTGCTCGCGGCCGCGGAACGGCTGCGACGCGGGGTGTGA
- a CDS encoding ParA family protein, with translation MGPTGRPYHGFATPPTLSTHGPARIIALCNQKGGVGKTTTTINLAAALASYGRKVLAVDFDPQGALSAGLGIATHDMATIYDLLLDPKRDAGEVIVPTGVENLDLLPANIDLSAAEVHLVNEVAREQILARTLRSVSPRYDVILIDCQPSLGLLTVNALTASHGVIIPLECEFFALRGVALLIETIDKVRDRLNPSITLDGVLATMYDPRTLHSREVLERVVEAFGHDVLETVIGRTVKFPDASVSGMPITDFAPEHPAAQAYLRLARELVDRGAVA, from the coding sequence CTGGGTCCCACGGGGCGCCCCTACCACGGGTTCGCCACCCCGCCGACGCTGTCGACGCACGGACCTGCGCGGATCATCGCGCTGTGCAACCAGAAGGGCGGCGTGGGCAAGACCACCACGACGATCAACCTGGCTGCGGCTTTGGCCAGCTACGGACGCAAGGTGCTGGCCGTGGACTTCGACCCGCAGGGCGCGCTGTCGGCGGGCCTGGGCATCGCCACCCACGATATGGCCACGATCTACGACCTGCTGCTGGATCCCAAGCGCGACGCGGGTGAGGTCATCGTGCCCACCGGCGTGGAGAACCTCGACCTGCTGCCGGCCAACATCGATCTGTCGGCGGCAGAGGTGCACCTGGTCAACGAGGTGGCCCGCGAGCAGATCCTCGCCCGCACATTGCGGTCGGTCAGCCCGCGGTACGACGTGATCCTGATCGACTGCCAGCCCTCGCTCGGCCTGCTGACGGTCAACGCGCTCACCGCCAGCCACGGCGTGATCATCCCGCTGGAGTGCGAGTTCTTCGCGCTGCGCGGCGTTGCGCTGCTGATCGAGACGATCGACAAGGTGCGCGACCGGCTGAACCCGTCGATCACGCTGGACGGGGTGCTCGCGACGATGTACGACCCGCGCACTCTGCACTCGCGTGAAGTGCTCGAGCGCGTCGTCGAAGCGTTCGGCCACGACGTGCTGGAGACCGTGATCGGGCGCACCGTGAAGTTCCCGGATGCCTCGGTGTCGGGCATGCCGATCACCGACTTCGCCCCCGAGCACCCGGCCGCTCAGGCATACCTGCGATTGGCGCGGGAGCTGGTCGACCGTGGCGCTGTCGCCTGA
- the xerD gene encoding site-specific tyrosine recombinase XerD yields MRLDRAVDAFLRHITVERGLSQNTIAAYRRDLGGYIEWMRQHGAEDSQAVTAALVAEFIAARGAAVPRPAASSLARLQSSVRSLHRFLTREGIDTADPTGRMHPPKLPQRLPKALTVDQVERLLAAPDPNEPIGLRDRALLELLYATGARVSEAVQLDVDDVGHGDVLRVRGKGSKERVVPIGEYARDALDAYLTRVRPALAARGRATPRLFLGVRGAPLSRQSAWLVIRQAAERAQLSAHVSPHTLRHSFATHLLQGGADVRVVQELLGHASVATTQIYTHVSVDALRDVYATSHPRAR; encoded by the coding sequence ATGCGGCTGGACCGGGCGGTGGATGCGTTCCTGCGTCACATCACGGTCGAGCGCGGACTGAGCCAGAACACGATCGCCGCCTATCGCCGGGACCTCGGCGGATACATCGAATGGATGCGGCAGCACGGCGCCGAGGATTCGCAGGCGGTGACCGCGGCCCTCGTGGCGGAGTTCATCGCGGCCCGGGGTGCGGCGGTGCCGCGGCCTGCGGCATCCAGCCTCGCGCGTCTGCAGTCCTCGGTGCGCAGCCTGCACCGCTTCCTGACCCGCGAAGGCATCGACACCGCCGACCCGACCGGGCGGATGCATCCGCCCAAGCTGCCGCAGCGGCTGCCCAAGGCGCTCACGGTCGACCAGGTCGAGAGGCTGCTGGCCGCCCCCGACCCGAACGAGCCGATCGGACTGCGCGACCGTGCGCTGCTCGAGCTGCTGTACGCGACCGGGGCGCGGGTGTCTGAGGCAGTGCAGCTGGATGTCGACGACGTCGGCCACGGCGACGTGCTGCGCGTGCGCGGCAAGGGCTCGAAGGAGCGGGTGGTGCCGATCGGCGAGTACGCGCGTGACGCACTGGATGCCTATCTCACACGGGTCAGGCCGGCGCTCGCGGCGCGCGGCAGGGCCACGCCGCGACTGTTCCTGGGGGTGCGCGGGGCACCGCTGTCGCGGCAGAGCGCGTGGCTGGTGATCCGCCAGGCGGCAGAGCGCGCGCAGCTGAGCGCGCACGTGTCGCCGCACACGCTGCGCCACTCGTTCGCCACCCACCTGCTGCAGGGCGGTGCCGACGTGCGCGTGGTGCAAGAGCTGCTCGGTCACGCGTCGGTGGCCACGACGCAGATCTACACCCACGTCAGCGTCGACGCCCTGCGCGATGTGTACGCGACATCGCACCCGCGGGCCCGATGA
- a CDS encoding segregation and condensation protein A: protein MALSPETAPEGHVPSPETAPADDAGFRVSLSVFDGPFDLLLTLLSKHELDITDVSLSKVTGEFIAYLRELQSDDELEEASEFLVVAATLLDMKVAGLLPQGELVDAESVALLEARDLLFARLLQYRAFKEVSVWFARCLQREDVRHARSVRLDAKYRRKAPELAWTLSADDFAAIAVLAFAPKEIPTVGLDHLHAPLVSIREQAAVVVTLLRGAGTLSFRELVAGVTQTGVVVARFLSVLELYRRAALSFEQLEPLGELTLRWTAERWSEENLATLGADYDR, encoded by the coding sequence GTGGCGCTGTCGCCTGAGACGGCGCCGGAAGGGCACGTGCCGTCGCCTGAGACGGCGCCCGCCGACGACGCCGGCTTCCGGGTGTCGCTGAGCGTCTTCGACGGTCCGTTCGACCTGCTGCTGACGCTGCTGAGCAAACACGAGCTCGACATCACCGATGTGTCGCTGTCGAAGGTGACGGGGGAGTTCATCGCGTATCTGCGCGAGCTGCAGTCCGATGACGAGCTGGAGGAGGCATCCGAGTTCCTCGTCGTGGCCGCGACCCTGCTCGACATGAAGGTGGCAGGTCTGCTGCCGCAGGGCGAGCTCGTCGACGCCGAATCGGTCGCGCTGCTCGAGGCGCGCGACCTGCTGTTCGCCCGGCTGCTGCAGTACCGGGCGTTCAAAGAGGTCTCGGTCTGGTTCGCCCGCTGCCTGCAGCGCGAAGACGTGCGGCACGCGCGGTCGGTACGGCTGGATGCGAAGTACCGGCGCAAGGCGCCCGAGCTGGCGTGGACGCTGTCGGCCGACGACTTCGCCGCCATCGCGGTGCTGGCCTTCGCGCCGAAGGAGATCCCGACCGTGGGGCTGGACCACCTGCACGCCCCGCTGGTGAGCATCCGCGAACAGGCTGCCGTCGTGGTGACCCTGCTGCGCGGGGCGGGTACGCTGTCGTTCCGGGAGCTGGTCGCCGGCGTGACCCAGACCGGGGTCGTGGTCGCACGGTTCCTGTCGGTGCTGGAGCTGTACCGCCGCGCCGCGCTCTCGTTCGAGCAGCTCGAGCCGCTCGGCGAGCTGACGCTGCGCTGGACCGCCGAGCGCTGGAGCGAAGAGAACCTGGCCACGTTGGGAGCCGACTATGACCGATGA
- a CDS encoding pseudouridine synthase has product MTDAEGVRLQKALAHAGVASRRVAEELIAAGRVRVNGTVVDELGSRIDPETDLIDVDGVAVQLDQTKRYVMLNKPTGVVSSMHDDRGRTDLRQYTREWEERLYNVGRLDVETSGLLVLTNDGELAHMLAHPSFGVTKVYIAKVSGTVTPQTIGRLTRGFDLEDGPIHADKARLLDRSGDTSLVELTLHSGRNRIVRRMMAAVGHPVIDLVRRRFGPLHLGTLPVGAVRELTKVERGALLTLSRREPAEPTPPKDDPETS; this is encoded by the coding sequence ATGACGGATGCCGAGGGCGTGCGCCTGCAGAAGGCCCTGGCACATGCGGGGGTGGCCTCGCGCCGCGTCGCCGAAGAGCTGATCGCCGCCGGCCGTGTGCGCGTGAACGGCACGGTGGTCGATGAGCTCGGCTCTCGGATCGACCCCGAGACCGACCTCATCGACGTGGACGGCGTCGCGGTGCAGCTGGACCAGACCAAGCGCTACGTGATGCTGAACAAGCCGACCGGCGTGGTCAGCTCGATGCACGATGACCGCGGCCGGACCGACCTGCGTCAGTACACGCGGGAGTGGGAGGAGCGGCTCTACAACGTGGGGCGATTGGATGTCGAGACCAGCGGCCTGCTGGTGCTCACCAACGACGGCGAACTCGCTCACATGCTGGCACACCCCTCGTTCGGGGTCACGAAGGTGTATATCGCGAAGGTGAGCGGAACCGTCACACCGCAGACGATCGGGCGTCTCACGCGCGGCTTCGACCTGGAGGACGGGCCCATCCACGCCGACAAGGCGCGGCTGCTGGACCGGTCGGGCGACACGAGCCTGGTCGAACTCACGCTGCATTCGGGGCGCAACCGCATCGTGCGGCGCATGATGGCCGCGGTCGGCCACCCGGTGATCGACCTCGTGCGCCGTCGGTTCGGACCGCTGCACCTGGGAACTCTCCCGGTGGGGGCGGTACGTGAGTTGACTAAAGTGGAACGCGGCGCGCTGCTCACCCTGTCGCGCCGTGAGCCTGCGGAACCCACTCCGCCGAAGGATGATCCGGAGACCTCGTGA